The Hippocampus zosterae strain Florida chromosome 20, ASM2543408v3, whole genome shotgun sequence genome contains a region encoding:
- the LOC127592875 gene encoding nebulin-like isoform X2 encodes MEEENASSTPELVFKTQQVGKVETKEEETVQETVTAFTSHRDTNGGSGSPHPDENVPTEDEKEEEEEEAGEEGVRVQEMGDDEQGGAKEPQASSGARPVLPDPAFNRRCSLLASEVKYKEDFEKMKGQSLYLPAAELIHAKNISAIVSESKYKQEGRKEASLSLYSLLPDTPQIQRAREVSQLQSEVKYKENMKTSSSLYSLMPETNDTHFVKELSNILSQNKYKEEVKKELSSTLYSQLPETSEMHLAKSVHEFQSEKNYTQDGKRKASISLYSQLADTPEIQHALEMSHLQSDVNYRPKVLVKGAPSSLYSQLTDTKEIQFAKEMTELHSQLKYQEDSRKNLSRTAYSQLPRTMQTEFAKNVAELQSERHYKEVGQKGGDSSLYSLLPETLETLHAKDASELASEVKYKEDGRKEMSVNLYSLMPETIHTQHAKELSDLQSQVKYKEGVQRNNQNTLYHHMAETTETALAKEVSQLQSQVKYKEDGRKEVNQCLYSTLPDTLDTQHARDATQLLSEKKYKEDGKKATSRSLFSTLSDTSEMKLAKETTDILSERKYKESGRKQLSQSLYSRLADTAETQFAKSLCHLQSELKYKQGQKDASKSLYSTLPATLETLHAKEASALQSHRKYAEAQKKDLKSTLFHLLPETLHTAHAKDVSELLSQVKYKEDGRKEMSVNLYSLMPETIHTQHAKEISDLQSQVKYKAGVRQQMQSSLYHQLPETPETQLAKHMSQLQSESKYKSAGEQELHSSLYAALPVTMETQHARDAAELLSEVKYKESGKKEMATCLYATLPDTSQTIFSRDMTDMQSEVKYKEDGKRSLSQSFYSQLAQTAETQFAKNVTELQSEVKYKEDAQKEMSSSLFSTLPQTLHTQRAKELTELQSQVKYKECNKDLSSALYHLLPETPVTQFAKHVSEIQSETKYKRDKEDMSTSLYSLMPQTPDIQFAKDMADTHSQAKYKQEAKQQSAASLYAKLPETLETKHAKEASALQSQKEYKAEGKKQMTSSLYSQLPDTPETQLARELAMIQSENKYKESGKRAQSVSFYSQLPETNDILFAKSVSEIQSENKYKEAGRRQASDCLYSKLPDTLETRHALDASLLQSQVAYKQEHKQDASKTFYHQMPQTTHIASAKQLMELYSQVKYKEDGKKEMSKNLYSLLPETSETYFAKQMSELQSQNKYQKDKEELANSLFSVLPETLDTRFVKDMAETHSQVKYKEAGKKEASSALYHQLPETPETLHVKQLSELQSQDKYKHGSKEVMASSLYAQLPQTAETQLAARMSQLLSKFKYKQESVKSLVRSSYSQLAETAETRLAKALSQLHSEFKYKEAGRKETASSLYHRLPETMQTIHAKEATRLQSQVQYKVDALRTQGASLYSQLSRTKEITFAKAVTELQSQNKYKAKGREESSSISAFHKMADTNQTEFVKHLTSIQSQSKYQKDKAELAMSLFSSLPETLDTRFVKDMTDMFSQTKYKDASKKEMVKSLYSLLPHTKDTQHAKQQSQLRSQKLYKEDGKKEAACSLYAQMPQTIETVFAKELSKTQSGKFYKEKYNHEKGKSDYANMKTLPEVERAMEVNKKQSDVSYRKGKEALHLYNTAPDRADIVSATNAAKLASQVAYKSKAKQLVVSDGSLLARTDIHHAKEVSKLASQANYKQVHGRPCYNPLDCVSFKHTQAAAALASQVKYKSNRNQKLEASSDLPNLLQLEHVLHASKLQSNVEYKKKHEQNKAQYHLALDTAEQRHHKENAVLHSQVKYREEYEKNKGRTSVEFADTQTYKVQKEAQKMQSQREYKRDYEEHVKGKALAEVEQTPEYLTARQATNLLNEKEYRKDLEQEVKGRGLSGLGLEDTPELLRVKQANQILNQKEYRRDLHTEVLGKGMRLSADVLEVRRAQRASEIQSQTSYKQTDHLRENSYGTITDTPELVHASYLKDIYSQRKYKDDAERLRGRYSAPSRTPEMERVKANQRHISSMHYCWDSKLMRGLMSSVTETPEIVLARENTKKISDVQYREQVGCGTAVMETPEMKRVRRNQENISSAKYHEDFERARGRGCTPGLDEPGMERYQRANHMMTDPGPNQVMDTDRRPGGIIVDLKVWRTDPGSIFDFDPLEDDVQSKSLRRMSERAERRLSRPQSRQSHSSLTSDLWERSSCDTQAPVLPGAYHQGVHMQPQPQYHGYMHQTSMSSVRSVTSPPHSSTMRVYRALYDYAAQDHDEVSFRDGDVIVNAQPIDEGWMYGTVQRTGKSGMLPANYVECCN; translated from the exons ATGGAGGAAGAAAATGCCTCGTCTACTCCCGAGTTGGTTTTCAAGACACAACAAGTCGGGAAGGTGGAGactaaagaagaagaaactgTCCAAGAGACAGTGACTGCCTTCACGTCTCACCGGGACACGAACGGAGGGTCGGGTTCTCCGCACCCTGATGAGAACGTGCCAACTGAAGAcgaaaaggaagaagaagaagaagaggctgGAGAAGAAGGGGTTCGAGTGCAAGAAATGGGAGATGACGAGCAAGGAGGAGCCAAGGAGCCACAG GCCTCAAGTGGTGCCCGCCCAGTTCTTCCTGACCCAGCGTTCAACAGGAGATGCAGCCTGCTGGCTAGTgag GTGAAGTACAAAGAGGATTTTGAGAAGATGAAAGGTCAGAGTCTCTACCTCCCTGCAGCGGAACTCATTCACGCCAAGAACATCAGTGCAATTGTTTCCGAG TCCAAATACAAGCAGGAAGGCCGTAAGGAGGCGTCGTTGTCCCTTTACTCGCTGCTTCCGGACACGCCGCAGATACAACGAGCCAGGGAAGTGAGCCAGCTGCAGAGCGAG gtTAAATACAAAGAAAACATGAAGACGTCCTCCTCACTGTACTCGCTCATGCCGGAGACCAACGACACTCACTTTGTCAAAGAACTCAGCAACATACTCAGCCAG AACAAGTACaaggaggaggtgaagaagGAACTGAGCAGCACTTTGTACTCGCAGCTTCCCGAGACCAGCGAGATGCATCTGGCCAAGAGCGTCCACGAGTTTCAGAGTGAG AAAAACTACACGCAAGACGGCAAGAGGAAAGCCTCCATCTCTCTCTACTCCCAACTGGCCGACACTCCCGAGATCCAACATGCGCTGGAGATGTCCCACCTGCAAAGCGAC GTGAATTATCGACCAAAGGTGCTGGTGAAAGGAGCTCCGTCTTCTCTCTACTCTCAGCTCACCGACACCAAGGAGATCCAGTTTGCCAAGGAAATGACCGAGCTGCACAGCCAG CTCAAGTACCAGGAGGACAGCAGGAAGAACCTGAGTCGGACGGCGTACTCTCAGCTGCCGCGCACCATGCAGACGGagtttgcaaagaatgtcgccgAGTTGCAGAGTGAG CGCCACTATAAAGAAGTGGGCCAGAAGGGCGGAGACTCGTCCTTGTACTCGCTGCTCCCGGAGACTCTCGAGACGCTCCACGCCAAGGATGCCTCCGAGCTCGCcagcgag GTAAAGTACAAAGAGGATGGCAGGAAGGAAATGAGCGTCAACTTGTACTCACTGATGCCTGAAACCATCCACACGCAACACGCCAAAGAACTCTCAGACCTTCAGAGTCAG GTCAAGTACAAAGAAGGCGTTCAGCGAAACAACCAGAACACTTTGTACCATCACATGGCTGAAACCACCGAAACCGCACTGGCCAAGGAAGTCTCGCAGCTGCAGAGCCAG GTGAAGTACAAGGAAGACGGCAGGAAGGAGGTGAACCAATGCCTCTACTCGACTCTGCCCGACACTTTGGACACACAACACGCTCGAGACGCCACGCAGCTGCTCAGCGAG AAAAAGTACAAAGAGGACGGGAAGAAGGCGACGTCCCGCAGCCTTTTCTCCACCCTGAGCGACACGTCAGAAATGAAGCTGGCTAAAGAGACGACGGACATCCTGAGCGAG AGGAAGTACAAGGAGAGCGGCAGGAAGCAGCTCTCTCAGAGTCTCTACTCCCGACTGGCCGACACAGCGGAGACGCAATTTGCTAAAAGCCTTTGCCACCTGCAGAGTGAG CTGAAATACAAGCAGGGACAGAAGGACGCGTCCAAGTCGCTTTACTCCACCCTGCCCGCCACACTGGAGACGCTGCACGCCAAAGAGGCCTCTGCCCTACAGAGTCAC cgcAAATACGCGGAGGCTCAGAAGAAAGATCTTAAATCCACTTTGTTCCACTTGCTGCCCGAAACGCTTCACACGGCGCACGCCAAAGACGTCTCGGAGCTTCTGAGTCAG GTGAAGTACAAAGAGGACGGCAGGAAGGAGATGAGCGTCAACTTGTACTCGCTGATGCCTGAAACCATCCACACGCAACACGCCAAAGAGATCTCGGACCTGCAGAGTCAG GTCAAGTACAAAGCGGGCGTGCGGCAGCAGATGCAGAGCAGTTTGTATCATCAGCTCCCGGAAACTCCGGAGACTCAGCTGGCCAAGCACATGTCCCAGCTGCAGAGTGAG AGCAAGTACAAGTCGGCAGGTGAGCAGGAGCTTCACAGCTCGCTGTACGCCGCCCTGCCCGTCACCATGGAGACACAGCATGCTCGAGACGCTGCGGAGCTGCTCAGTGAG GTCAAGTACAAGGAGAGCGGCAAGAAGGAGATGGCCACCTGCCTCTACGCCACCTTACCCGACACCTCTCAAACCATCTTCAGCAGAGACATGACGGACATGCAGAGCGAG GTCAAGTACAAGGAGGACGGGAAGAGAAGCCTATCGCAGAGTTTCTACTCTCAGTTGGCACAAACGGCCGAGACTCAGTTTGCTAAAAATGTTACAGAGCTGCAGAGTGAG GTGAAGTACAAGGAGGACGCCCAGAAGGAGATGTCGTCCTCGCTGTTCTCCACCCTGCCGCAGACGCTCCACACTCAACGGGCCAAGGAGCTCACCGAGCTCCAGAGTCAG GTAAAATATAAGGAGTGCAACAAGGATCTGTCCTCAGCCCTGTATCACCTACTTCCGGAGACGCCGGTGACGCAGTTTGCCAAACACGTGTCAGAGATCCAGAGCGAG ACCAAGTACAAGCGAGACAAAGAGGATATGTCCACCTCCTTGTACTCGTTGATGCCCCAAACGCCGGACATTCAGTTTGCTAAAGACATGGCCGATACGCACAGCCAG gcCAAGTACAAGCAAGAGGCCAAGCAGCAGTCGGCAGCGTCGTTGTACGCCAAACTGCCCGAAACCCTGGAGACTAAACACGCCAAAGAAGCCAGCGCGCTGCAAAGTCAA AAAGAGTACAAAGCCGAGGGCAAGAAGCAGATGACGTCGTCGCTCTACTCGCAGCTCCCTGACACCCCAGAGACGCAGTTGGCCCGAGAGCTGGCGATGATCCAGAGCGAG AACAAATACAAAGAGAGCGGCAAACGGGCGCAGAGCGTCAGCTTCTACTCGCAGCTCCCGGAGACCAACGACATCCTTTTTGCCAAAAGCGTATCAGAGATCCAAAGCGAG AACAAGTACAAGGAAGCGGGCCGAAGACAAGCATCCGACTGCCTTTACTCCAAGCTCCCCGACACTCTGGAGACTCGGCACGCTCTGGACGCGTCACTGCTGCAGAGTCAG GTGGCCTACAAGCAGGAGCACAAGCAGGACGCCAGCAAGACTTTCTATCACCAAATGCCTCAAACCACCCACATAGCGTCGGCGAAACAGCTCATGGAATTATACAGTCAG GTGAAGTACAAAGAAGATGGCAAGAAAGAAATGAGTAAAAACTTGTACTCGCTCCTTCCCGAGACCTCCGAGACGTACTTTGCCAAACAGATGTCGGAGTTACAGAGCCAG AACAAGTACCAGAAGGACAAAGAAGAACTGGCCAACTCGTTGTTCTCTGTCCTGCCCGAAACTCTGGACACTCGCTTTGTGAAGGACATGGCGGAAACTCACAGTCAG gTGAAGTACAAGGAGGCAGGAAAGAAGGAAGCCAGCAGCGCTCTATACCATCAGCTGCCCGAGACGCCCGAGACGCTTCATGTCAAACAACTTTCCGAGCTGCAGAGTCAA GACAAGTACAAGCACGGTAGCAAGGAAGTGATGGCGTCCAGCCTGTACGCTCAGCTGCCGCAGACGGCCGAGACGCAGCTCGCCGCCAGGATGTCGCAGCTCCTGAGCAAA TTTAAGTACAAGCAGGAGAGCGTCAAGAGCCTCGTTCGCAGCTCCTACAGTCAGCTGGCAGAAACCGCCGAGACGCGGCTGGCCAAGGCGCTCTCCCAGCTGCATAGCGAG TTCAAATACAAAGAGGCCGGCAGGAAGGAGACGGCCAGCAGCCTCTACCACCGCCTGCCAGAGACCATGCAAACGATACACGCCAAAGAGGCCACGCGGCTGCAAAGTCAG GTCCAGTACAAGGTGGACGCTTTGAGGACGCAAGGCGCCAGTCTGTACTCTCAGCTGTCCCGCACGAAGGAGATCACTTTTGCAAAAGCAGTCACGGAGCTACAGAGTCAG AATAAATACAAGGCGAAAGGTCGAGAGGAGAGCAGCAGCATCAGCGCCTTTCACAAGATGGCCGACACCAATCAGACAGAATTCGTCAAGCACTTGACAAGCATTCAAAGTCAG AGCAAGTACCAGAAGGACAAAGCTGAACTGGCCATGTCGTTGTTCTCCTCGCTGCCCGAGACTCTGGATACTCGCTTTGTGAAGGACATGACGGACATGTTCAGCCAG ACTAAGTACAAGGACGCCAGTAAGAAGGAGATGGTCAAAAGTTTGTACTCGCTGCTGCCTCACACCAAAGACACTCAGCACGCCAAACAGCAGAGTCAGCTACGCAGCCAG aagTTGTACAAAGAGGACGGCAAGAAGGAAGCCGCCTGCAGTTTGTACGCACAAATGCCTCAAACCATCGAGACCGTCTTTGCCAAAGAGCTCAGCAAGACGCAAAGCGGC AAGTTCTACAAGGAGAAGTACAATCACGAGAAAGGGAAGTCGGACTACGCCAACATGAAGACGCTGCCGGAGGTGGAGCGCGCCATGGAGGTCAATAAGAAGCAAAGCGAC GTCAGCTACAGGAAAGGGAAAGAGGCGCTTCATCTCTACAACACAGCGCCTGACAGAGCCGATATCGTCAGCGCCACCAACGCAGCCAAACTGGCCAGCCAG GTGGCTTATAAGAGTAAGGCCAAGCAGCTGGTTGTGAGTGACGGTTCTCTCCTCGCACGCACGGACATCCATCATGCGAAGGAAGTGTCCAAACTGGCTAGCCAG GCGAACTACAAGCAGGTGCACGGGCGACCTTGCTACAACCCGCTGGATTGTGTGTCTTTCAAGCACACACaagccgccgccgcgctcgccagCCAG gTCAAGTATAAAAGCAACCGGAACCAGAAACTGGAAGCTTCTTCAGACCTGCCCAACCTCTTGCAGCTGGAGCACGTGCTGCACGCCAGCAAACTGCAGAGTAAC GTTGAGTATAAGAAGAAGCACGAGCAGAACAAGGCTCAGTACCACCTCGCTCTGGACACGGCTGAACAGCGCCACCACAAAGAGAACGCCGTGCTGCACAGTCAG GTGAAGTACCGCGAGGAATACGAAAAGAACAAAGGTCGCACAAGTGTGGAATTTGCAGACACGCAAACGTACAAAGTGCAGAAGGAGGcgcaaaagatgcaaagccag aGGGAGTACAAGCGGGACTACGAGGAGCATGTGAAAGGGAAAGCCTTGGCGGAGGTAGAGCAGACGCCAGAGTATCTGACGGCTCGCCAGGCCACCAACTTGCTCAATGAG AAAGAGTACAGGAAGGACCTGGAACAGGAAgtgaaggggcggggcttatCAGGGCTTGGCCTGGAGGACACACCCGAGCTCCTGCGGGTCAAACAGGCCAATCAGATCCTGAACCAGAAGGAGTACCGCAGGGACCTGCACACGGAGGTGCTGGGCAAAGGGATGCGGCTCAGCGCCGATGTCCTGGAGGTCCGACGGGCCCAGAGGGCATCCGAGATCCAGAGTCAG acATCCTACAAACAGACAGACCATCTTCGGGAGAACTCGTACGGGACCATCACAGACACCCCAGAACTTGTGCACGCCTCTTACCTCAAAGATATCTACAGTCAG AGGAAATACAAAGATGACGCCGAACGTCTGCGAGGTCGCTACAGTGCGCCGTCGCGTACTCCCGAGATGGAGCGAGTGAAAGCCAACCAAAGGCACATCAGCTCG ATGCACTACTGCTGGGACTCCAAGCTGATGAGAGGTCTCATGTCGTCCGTCACCGAGACGCCAGAGATCGTGCTCGCTAGAGAGAACACCAAGAAGATCAgtgat GTGCAGTACAGAGAACAGGTGGGCTGCGGGACCGCCGTCATGGAGACGCCTGAGATGAAAAGAGTTCGGCGGAACCAGGAGAACATCAGCTCA GCCAAGTACCACGAGGACTTTGAGCGCGCCCGCGGTCGAGGTTGCACGCCGGGCCTGGATGAACCCGGCATGGAGCGCTACCAGCGAGCCAATCACATGATGACAGACCCGGGTCCCAACCAGGTGATGGACACGGACAGACGACCCGGCGGCATCATCGTAG ACCTGAAGGTATGGAGAACAGATCCAGGCTCCATTTTTGACTTTGACCCCCTGGAGGATGACGTCCAGTCCAAGAGCCTCCGCAGGATGTCTG AGCGGGCTGAGCGAAGGCTGAGCAGGCCTCAGTCACGGCAGTCTCACAGCTcgttgacctctgacctctggGAACGCAGCAGCTGCGACACACAGG CCCCGGTTCTTCCCGGAGCGTACCACCAGGGCGTGCACATGCAGCCGCAACCTCAGTATCACGGCTACATGCATCAAACCAGCATGTCGTCGGTCCGTTCCGTCACCTCGCCACCACACTCATCCACCATG cgggTTTACCGGGCGCTGTACGACTACGCGGCGCAGGACCACGACGAGGTCTCCTTCAGGGACGGTGACGTCATCGTCAACGCTCAGCCCATCGACGAGGGTTGGATGTACGGAACCGTGCAGCGCACCGGAAAGTCCGGAATGTTGCCTGCCAACTACGTGGAATGTTGCAACTAG